A region from the Desulfitobacterium dehalogenans ATCC 51507 genome encodes:
- the pduL gene encoding phosphate propanoyltransferase, which translates to MENSQLIAMITEAAIKQICHRSENNKIPVAISNRHVHLSQRDIKILFGEHHTFKIKKVLSQPKQYACEEKVTLVGVKGVIENVRILGPSRTHTQVEISVSDGIKLGISPPVRDSGDLANSASITLVGPLGCLTLQEGVIVAARHIHMHTTDAERFGVKDKERISVTAAGPRGLVFNETLIRVSEHYRLEMHIDIDEANAASLHNQDYVEIHQTHSNTQKSFL; encoded by the coding sequence ATGGAGAATAGCCAGCTTATTGCGATGATTACTGAAGCAGCTATTAAACAAATCTGTCATAGATCTGAGAACAACAAGATCCCTGTAGCCATATCCAACCGCCATGTTCATTTATCTCAAAGGGATATCAAAATCCTCTTCGGAGAGCATCATACCTTTAAGATCAAAAAAGTTTTGTCTCAGCCTAAGCAATATGCCTGTGAGGAAAAAGTGACCCTCGTGGGGGTGAAGGGAGTCATTGAAAATGTCCGCATTTTGGGACCCTCCCGCACCCACACCCAAGTAGAAATCTCCGTTTCTGACGGGATTAAACTCGGTATCAGCCCTCCCGTCAGAGACTCCGGCGATTTAGCAAACTCAGCCAGTATTACTCTCGTAGGCCCTTTAGGCTGCCTCACTTTACAAGAAGGCGTCATCGTTGCCGCTCGTCATATCCATATGCATACTACAGATGCAGAACGTTTCGGAGTAAAGGATAAAGAGCGGATCAGTGTCACCGCTGCCGGTCCACGAGGATTAGTATTTAACGAAACCTTAATTCGTGTCAGCGAACACTATAGATTGGAAATGCATATCGATATTGACGAAGCTAACGCAGCCAGCCTGCACAATCAGGATTATGTAGAAATACATCAAACGCACTCCAACACTCAGAAGTCATTCCTATAA
- a CDS encoding aldehyde dehydrogenase family protein, translated as MVLDTDLASIQESRHLVKKAKEAQLQLAHFNEQQIDKILVSIVEAIEANAERLARMACKETEYGIVEHKIAKNLFASREVYESTKHIKTIGTISEDSYAKVIRYAAPMGVLVGVTPRTNPTSTIIHNALCAIKGANSIVFSPHPFAVQCGCATAELINEAAVRAGAPDGVCSCLSLTSLQATNELMHHSDVAAIIATGGPGLVKSAYSAGKPAFGVGSGNVPVFIERTADVKQAVSDIMVSKTFDNGMICASEQSIIVDQPIQDEVIAELKRLGAYFLSPEEVKKAGRVVITPAGGMNNALVGQLPAVIAEKAGISIPPDAKLLIAPMDGYGRDYPLSHEKLTTVLGFYVVNDWKEACNLSIELLKLGGIGHSCAIHSLNETIIHEFLQKPVFRIIVNTPSALGGIGQTTGLMPSLTLGCGTWGGSSISENLGPQHLINIKHLTYGIKKATFAKTQTFTTAASSLLQQPKVDSLNIQSDAIEDIVKQVLQQLKVC; from the coding sequence GTGGTATTAGATACTGATTTGGCTTCTATTCAAGAATCTCGTCATCTCGTCAAAAAGGCCAAAGAAGCCCAACTCCAATTAGCCCATTTTAATGAGCAGCAAATTGATAAGATATTGGTATCCATCGTTGAAGCCATCGAAGCGAATGCTGAAAGATTGGCACGGATGGCTTGTAAGGAGACTGAATACGGTATCGTTGAGCACAAAATAGCCAAAAATCTTTTTGCCTCGAGGGAGGTCTATGAATCAACAAAACATATCAAAACCATCGGCACGATCAGTGAAGATTCCTACGCGAAAGTCATTCGCTATGCCGCCCCTATGGGTGTATTAGTAGGAGTTACACCTCGTACCAATCCCACCTCAACCATCATTCACAATGCCCTTTGCGCCATCAAGGGAGCTAATTCCATCGTCTTCTCCCCCCATCCCTTTGCTGTCCAATGCGGATGTGCCACTGCAGAGCTTATCAATGAGGCTGCCGTCAGGGCCGGAGCTCCTGACGGGGTGTGTTCATGCCTCAGCCTAACCTCCCTCCAAGCTACCAATGAACTGATGCACCACAGCGATGTGGCCGCGATTATCGCGACAGGTGGACCAGGCTTAGTTAAATCGGCATACAGTGCCGGTAAACCAGCCTTTGGGGTGGGATCGGGTAATGTTCCTGTCTTCATTGAGCGAACTGCAGATGTCAAGCAAGCCGTCTCTGATATTATGGTCAGCAAAACCTTTGATAATGGAATGATCTGTGCTTCAGAGCAGTCGATTATTGTGGACCAGCCTATCCAAGATGAAGTGATAGCCGAACTAAAAAGGCTGGGTGCCTATTTCCTATCTCCAGAAGAAGTGAAAAAAGCCGGTCGCGTCGTGATCACCCCGGCTGGTGGAATGAACAATGCTTTAGTGGGACAACTTCCCGCAGTAATTGCTGAAAAAGCCGGCATCAGCATTCCCCCTGATGCAAAACTGCTCATTGCCCCTATGGATGGTTACGGCAGGGATTATCCTCTATCCCACGAGAAACTCACCACCGTATTAGGCTTTTACGTGGTTAATGACTGGAAAGAAGCCTGTAATCTAAGTATTGAGTTATTAAAGCTCGGCGGGATCGGCCATTCTTGTGCGATTCATTCCCTTAACGAAACGATCATTCACGAATTTCTTCAAAAGCCTGTTTTCCGGATTATCGTCAATACTCCCTCAGCACTTGGTGGCATCGGTCAAACCACCGGCCTCATGCCATCCTTAACCCTAGGCTGCGGTACATGGGGTGGAAGCAGCATCTCGGAAAATTTGGGACCTCAGCATTTAATTAATATTAAACATTTAACCTACGGCATCAAGAAAGCAACCTTCGCTAAAACACAAACTTTTACAACTGCGGCTTCTTCACTTTTACAGCAGCCCAAGGTGGACTCCTTGAACATACAATCAGACGCTATAGAAGATATCGTCAAACAGGTTCTTCAGCAGTTGAAGGTCTGTTAG
- a CDS encoding BMC domain-containing protein yields the protein MQQDALGMVETKGLVGSIEAADAMVKAANVHLIGKVLVGGGLVTVMVRGDVGAVKAATDAGAAAAQRIGELKSVHVIPRPHAEVEMILPHDDSAKA from the coding sequence ATGCAACAAGATGCATTAGGAATGGTTGAAACTAAAGGTTTGGTTGGATCGATTGAAGCGGCTGATGCTATGGTAAAAGCGGCTAATGTTCATTTAATTGGTAAAGTTCTCGTCGGGGGCGGCCTCGTTACCGTCATGGTACGTGGAGACGTCGGAGCGGTCAAAGCCGCTACAGATGCCGGTGCTGCTGCTGCACAACGTATAGGTGAATTAAAATCCGTTCATGTTATTCCGAGACCTCACGCAGAAGTCGAAATGATTCTTCCCCACGATGATTCAGCAAAGGCGTAA
- the eutM gene encoding ethanolamine utilization microcompartment protein EutM encodes MQQEALGMIETKGLIGSIEAADAMVKAANVHLIGDVLVGGGLVTVMVRGDVGAVKAATDAGAAAAQRVGELISVHVIPRPHSDVEMILPKVK; translated from the coding sequence ATGCAACAGGAAGCTTTAGGAATGATCGAAACCAAAGGTCTCATCGGTTCCATCGAGGCGGCAGATGCCATGGTAAAGGCCGCTAATGTCCATTTAATCGGGGATGTCCTCGTAGGTGGTGGTCTCGTTACCGTCATGGTTCGTGGAGATGTCGGTGCAGTCAAAGCAGCTACAGATGCCGGTGCTGCCGCTGCACAACGTGTGGGTGAATTGATTTCTGTTCATGTTATTCCTAGACCTCATAGCGATGTTGAAATGATTTTACCTAAAGTAAAATAA
- a CDS encoding cupin domain-containing protein — MKALITAADVKTTAENHQTILYVSEESIITPAANDAAKELGVEITVRSLSSPNQPSASSLDPALLAKIVEEVMVFLKQPQCPLPPHKEADPCGLRIVKGSHLILEDFNTGNPKDCIKIKELFNKKECSNYSVGIMTLEKTDYTSTTTKDEIDYIVEGTLECCVDNRCYTAQAGDTLYIPAHATITLSTSDKVKLLYVC; from the coding sequence TTGAAAGCCTTAATCACAGCTGCTGATGTCAAAACTACAGCTGAAAACCATCAAACAATACTCTATGTTTCTGAAGAAAGTATCATTACCCCTGCAGCTAACGATGCTGCTAAGGAGTTGGGAGTAGAAATTACAGTCCGTTCCCTTTCTTCACCAAATCAACCCTCGGCTTCTTCCCTCGATCCTGCCCTTCTAGCCAAGATCGTGGAAGAAGTCATGGTCTTCTTAAAGCAACCCCAGTGTCCTTTACCGCCCCATAAAGAAGCAGACCCCTGTGGTTTAAGGATTGTCAAGGGAAGCCATCTGATTTTAGAAGACTTTAATACAGGTAACCCCAAGGATTGCATCAAGATCAAAGAGCTATTTAATAAAAAAGAATGCTCCAACTATTCGGTAGGGATTATGACCCTCGAGAAAACCGACTACACTTCAACGACTACAAAGGATGAAATCGATTACATCGTCGAGGGTACCTTGGAATGTTGTGTCGATAACCGCTGCTATACTGCACAGGCTGGCGATACACTGTATATTCCTGCCCATGCCACCATCACCTTGTCTACTTCAGATAAAGTCAAACTCTTGTATGTCTGCTAA
- a CDS encoding BMC domain-containing protein has translation MESIGLVEINSIAKGIEAADAMLKAAQVDLLEAKPVCPGKYTILICGDVAAVQSSVDAGKGIAANSVLDDFILPNVHPQVLKAISSTTPITEIIALGIIETFSVASLIVAADTAAKTGQVDLVEIRIGMGIGGKSFVTLTGDVASVESSVAAGAALASERGMLVEKVVIPSPHYNLKQCLC, from the coding sequence ATGGAATCCATAGGTTTGGTGGAAATCAACAGTATTGCTAAAGGGATCGAAGCGGCTGATGCTATGCTGAAAGCAGCCCAAGTGGACCTTCTCGAGGCAAAACCTGTTTGCCCGGGAAAGTATACTATACTGATTTGCGGTGATGTTGCTGCCGTTCAAAGTTCTGTAGACGCTGGAAAAGGCATTGCTGCCAACTCAGTACTTGACGATTTTATCCTTCCCAACGTTCATCCCCAAGTTCTCAAAGCCATCTCATCGACTACACCCATTACGGAGATTATAGCTTTGGGGATCATTGAAACCTTTTCTGTAGCCTCACTCATCGTTGCCGCTGATACAGCTGCCAAAACAGGTCAAGTGGACTTGGTTGAAATTCGGATCGGCATGGGAATCGGCGGAAAATCTTTTGTGACTCTCACCGGCGACGTGGCTTCGGTGGAATCCTCCGTTGCAGCAGGAGCTGCTCTGGCTTCCGAAAGAGGAATGCTTGTAGAGAAAGTCGTGATTCCTTCCCCACATTATAATTTGAAACAGTGCCTCTGTTAG
- a CDS encoding 4Fe-4S dicluster domain-containing protein produces MREELIQKIKEAGVVGAGGAGFPTHVKVAAKAQIVIVNGAECEPLLRVDQQLMASQAAKVVMGLEIVMSITGAGEGIIALKSKYKDAIAALEKEIAGKPIRIHILNDFYPAGDEHLIVYESTGRLIPQGGIPLKVDCIVNNVETLINIVDAVAGKPVTDTYLTITGEVNQPMTIKLPIGTSIIAALGFAGYHDLEHMKIIEGGPMMGNIVDDVAQPITKTTKGLILLPQDHPLIKSKTLPSDKVLRQSRVSCMQCRYCTDLCPRYLLGHKIEPHKMMLMVKHLQGDENTMKMAFSCSECGVCEQYACIMGLSPRAVNAMLKHELSKMGIKPDPSPANRTVDPLRKHRKIPIKRLISRLALTQYDQSAPLNEQNYPVHNVAIKLCQHIGAPCKPSVKVGSKVKKGDAIAFPPTNGIGACLHASIDGVVKKITNSIFISSSEGSEK; encoded by the coding sequence ATGCGTGAAGAATTAATCCAAAAAATTAAAGAAGCAGGTGTAGTAGGTGCCGGGGGTGCCGGTTTCCCGACTCATGTAAAAGTTGCTGCAAAAGCACAAATCGTCATCGTCAATGGGGCTGAGTGTGAACCCCTGCTTCGAGTTGACCAGCAACTGATGGCGTCCCAAGCAGCTAAAGTGGTTATGGGCTTAGAAATAGTGATGTCTATAACGGGTGCCGGCGAAGGAATCATCGCTCTTAAAAGCAAGTATAAGGATGCCATTGCCGCACTGGAAAAAGAAATTGCCGGCAAACCTATCCGAATTCACATCCTGAACGATTTTTATCCGGCCGGTGACGAACATCTTATCGTCTATGAGTCGACTGGCCGTCTCATACCCCAAGGAGGCATTCCCCTAAAAGTCGACTGTATCGTCAATAATGTAGAAACCTTAATCAATATCGTTGATGCCGTTGCAGGTAAACCTGTGACAGATACCTATCTCACCATTACAGGTGAAGTCAATCAACCCATGACCATAAAATTACCCATTGGAACTTCCATCATCGCAGCCTTAGGGTTTGCCGGTTACCATGATTTAGAACATATGAAGATCATTGAAGGCGGCCCTATGATGGGAAACATCGTCGATGATGTGGCCCAACCCATCACTAAAACCACCAAAGGATTAATCCTCTTGCCACAAGATCATCCTTTGATTAAGAGCAAAACTCTCCCCTCAGACAAGGTTCTGCGCCAATCACGGGTCAGTTGTATGCAGTGTCGTTATTGTACGGATTTATGCCCCCGTTACCTGCTGGGACATAAGATTGAGCCTCACAAAATGATGCTAATGGTTAAACATCTCCAAGGGGATGAAAACACGATGAAAATGGCTTTTTCCTGCTCTGAATGTGGTGTTTGTGAACAATACGCCTGCATTATGGGGCTCTCCCCCCGAGCTGTGAATGCCATGCTTAAACATGAATTATCAAAAATGGGCATTAAGCCTGATCCCTCCCCAGCCAACCGAACTGTCGACCCTCTCCGGAAGCATCGTAAAATACCGATTAAGCGCCTTATTTCTCGACTCGCTTTAACACAATATGACCAAAGTGCACCCCTAAATGAACAGAACTATCCCGTTCACAATGTCGCCATAAAATTATGCCAACATATCGGTGCCCCGTGCAAACCTTCCGTTAAAGTTGGAAGTAAGGTTAAGAAAGGCGATGCCATTGCTTTCCCTCCCACCAATGGCATAGGGGCTTGTCTTCATGCCAGTATCGACGGGGTCGTCAAAAAAATTACGAACAGCATCTTTATCTCTTCAAGTGAAGGAAGTGAAAAATAG
- a CDS encoding EutN/CcmL family microcompartment protein yields MRIGKVINSIWATRKDDSLIGTKLMIVQLLDRPNDELGRIIVCADIIGAGIGEKVLVSEGSSARNMDSFNSSPIDSVIVGIIDEEKDKSDEVPKNA; encoded by the coding sequence ATGCGAATTGGAAAAGTAATCAACAGTATCTGGGCCACACGGAAAGATGATTCTTTGATAGGGACTAAGCTGATGATTGTCCAGCTCCTTGATCGTCCCAATGATGAATTAGGCCGCATCATTGTTTGTGCCGACATTATTGGAGCGGGAATCGGCGAAAAGGTCTTAGTCAGTGAAGGTAGCTCAGCACGAAATATGGACAGCTTTAATTCCTCGCCCATCGATTCTGTGATCGTCGGGATCATAGACGAGGAAAAAGATAAATCGGACGAGGTGCCTAAGAATGCGTGA
- the eutJ gene encoding ethanolamine utilization protein EutJ → MKTIGKANQLIEAFQEVIEHPKPYSGHKKLYSGVDLGTAYTVLAVVDEDGAPVAGAMRFAQVVRDGLVVDYHGAVEIVGELKAKIENSLDAELLQAGIAYPPGTSEGDQKAFRYIAEAVGFEVAVSIDEPSAANNVLNIENGAVVDIGGGTTGIAIIEDGRVAYLADEPTGGVHVSLVISGACKIPFEKAEKLKNDSNHHQMLLPTIKPVIEKFTTIIRQHIQNRNVDKVFLVGGTGCFTQFETIIEAELHLPVIKPANPFLVTPLGIALEVTKACS, encoded by the coding sequence ATGAAAACTATAGGAAAAGCTAACCAGCTCATTGAGGCTTTTCAAGAAGTCATCGAGCACCCCAAGCCCTATAGCGGACATAAGAAGCTTTATAGTGGAGTCGATCTGGGCACTGCTTACACCGTTCTCGCAGTCGTTGATGAAGACGGCGCCCCCGTAGCCGGCGCCATGCGCTTTGCACAAGTCGTCCGGGACGGACTTGTTGTTGATTATCATGGGGCCGTTGAGATCGTGGGGGAACTCAAAGCAAAAATCGAGAATTCCCTTGACGCAGAACTCCTCCAAGCGGGAATAGCCTATCCCCCTGGAACCTCCGAAGGTGACCAAAAAGCCTTTCGCTATATTGCCGAGGCTGTCGGCTTTGAAGTGGCCGTTTCCATTGATGAACCTTCCGCCGCCAATAATGTATTGAATATTGAGAATGGTGCTGTCGTGGACATCGGAGGAGGAACCACAGGTATTGCAATCATTGAAGATGGCCGGGTGGCCTATCTTGCCGATGAACCAACAGGGGGGGTCCATGTGAGTTTAGTTATTTCAGGAGCTTGTAAAATCCCTTTTGAAAAAGCAGAAAAACTAAAAAATGATTCTAATCATCATCAGATGCTGTTGCCAACTATCAAGCCTGTTATTGAAAAATTTACGACTATCATCAGACAACATATTCAAAATCGCAACGTCGATAAGGTTTTTCTTGTTGGCGGTACGGGCTGTTTTACACAGTTTGAAACCATTATTGAGGCAGAGCTTCATCTGCCAGTCATTAAACCAGCCAATCCCTTCCTTGTGACTCCCTTAGGAATCGCTTTAGAAGTAACCAAGGCCTGTTCCTGA
- a CDS encoding amidohydrolase family protein — protein sequence MTIIDFRFRPNTEEILKGISSNPAFKGMCQSIDFNKMLPQTVEEVVQELDHHHVVKAVISGRDCETTYGAKSNNTSVIEFCHRFPDKFIGFAGLDPHKGMAAIEELKHVVNNEGIKGAAIDPYLARIYVNDAKYYPIYAKCCELDIPLIIATGPGTLVPNAVIDHVAPRYIDFVARDFPELKIIVSHGGYPWVNEMITVAQRNANVFLELSEYEFFPQADAYIEAANSILSDKIMYASAHPFVDFKIALKNYEQLPFKPEVREKVMYKNAAKILGLSDSASSVSKTMDSQQIQVIIENVIAQLSQKGMLASR from the coding sequence ATGACCATTATTGATTTCAGATTTAGACCTAATACTGAAGAAATCTTAAAAGGAATCTCGAGCAACCCTGCTTTTAAAGGGATGTGCCAATCCATCGATTTTAACAAAATGCTCCCTCAAACTGTAGAGGAAGTTGTTCAGGAGCTGGATCATCATCATGTCGTTAAGGCTGTGATTTCCGGCCGGGATTGTGAAACAACTTACGGTGCAAAATCAAATAACACGAGTGTGATCGAGTTCTGTCATCGATTTCCTGACAAGTTTATCGGTTTTGCAGGATTAGATCCCCACAAAGGAATGGCCGCTATAGAAGAACTTAAACATGTTGTTAACAATGAAGGGATCAAGGGAGCCGCAATTGACCCCTACCTGGCCCGTATTTATGTTAACGACGCCAAATACTACCCGATTTATGCAAAGTGTTGCGAATTAGATATTCCTTTAATTATTGCCACCGGCCCTGGAACCTTAGTTCCTAATGCGGTTATCGATCATGTTGCCCCTCGCTACATTGACTTTGTAGCTCGCGACTTTCCCGAGTTGAAGATTATTGTCAGTCATGGTGGATATCCTTGGGTCAATGAAATGATTACTGTCGCACAACGGAATGCTAATGTCTTCCTTGAGTTATCAGAATATGAATTCTTCCCACAAGCGGACGCCTATATAGAAGCCGCCAACTCAATTCTCAGTGATAAAATCATGTACGCCAGCGCTCATCCCTTTGTTGATTTTAAAATTGCTTTGAAAAATTATGAACAACTCCCCTTTAAACCCGAAGTTCGTGAAAAAGTGATGTATAAAAATGCTGCTAAAATCTTGGGGCTTAGTGATAGTGCTTCCTCCGTGAGCAAGACGATGGATAGTCAACAGATACAAGTTATTATCGAAAATGTGATTGCCCAGCTTTCACAGAAAGGCATGTTAGCGAGTCGCTAA
- a CDS encoding sigma-54 interaction domain-containing protein: MTQDYWSNSGISGLHQQVIEVLSEGVYISDAEGMTIAVNSMYEQLTGLKCKEVIGKNVKELVGKGIYSVALNPEIVVTGEHKSSVQITKTGQKVLLNGYPICDESGKVCFVLTFVRDISLLSRLKEQIVEQQDTIIKYREANKHCKKVLKSNSEIFKSKKMLTLMEKLKRIAKTDATVLLLGETGVGKDVLAHKIHEYSARRNELFLKIDCSTIPENLIESELFGYDYGAFSGASTKGKAGLFEMADKGTLFLDEIGEIPLQLQVKLLRVLQDQEIIHIGSTKVRKVDVRFIAATNRNLEEEVKKGRFRSDLYYRLRVADLEIPPLRERKGDISAMMRAFFDKYNSKYRKQISFTKEVEQVFLSYKWPGNVRQLDNFIQSLVVTGEKKALDVQDLPQYMLINLNMEEDSADHHQEKSLDQLVRDYEKNLLKKALDQYKSGSKVAEVLRVDRSTIFRKAKKYNLL; the protein is encoded by the coding sequence ATGACACAGGATTATTGGAGTAATTCGGGTATTTCTGGACTTCATCAGCAAGTTATTGAAGTGCTTTCTGAGGGAGTTTACATTTCTGATGCCGAGGGTATGACTATTGCGGTTAATTCCATGTACGAACAGCTTACCGGTTTGAAATGTAAAGAGGTTATAGGGAAAAATGTTAAGGAGCTAGTAGGTAAGGGAATATACAGTGTGGCTCTAAATCCGGAAATAGTGGTCACCGGTGAGCATAAATCGTCGGTGCAGATCACGAAGACAGGGCAAAAAGTTTTATTAAACGGCTATCCCATATGTGATGAATCAGGTAAAGTTTGCTTTGTTTTGACCTTTGTCAGAGATATTTCTTTATTGTCCCGGTTAAAGGAGCAGATTGTAGAGCAACAGGATACGATTATTAAGTACCGTGAAGCGAATAAGCATTGCAAAAAGGTCTTAAAAAGTAACTCCGAAATATTTAAAAGCAAAAAAATGCTTACCCTAATGGAAAAATTGAAAAGGATAGCCAAAACAGATGCCACAGTTTTGCTCTTGGGGGAAACTGGGGTAGGGAAAGATGTTTTAGCACACAAAATTCATGAATATAGCGCGAGACGCAATGAACTTTTCCTAAAAATTGATTGTTCGACCATCCCTGAGAACTTAATTGAATCTGAGTTATTTGGTTATGATTACGGTGCCTTTTCGGGAGCCAGTACAAAAGGGAAGGCCGGGCTGTTCGAGATGGCGGATAAAGGGACATTGTTTTTAGACGAAATTGGCGAAATTCCTTTACAGCTGCAGGTAAAGCTACTGCGTGTTCTACAGGATCAAGAAATAATCCATATCGGTTCAACAAAGGTTCGAAAAGTCGATGTCCGTTTTATCGCCGCAACCAATCGGAATTTAGAAGAAGAAGTAAAGAAAGGCCGTTTTCGGAGTGATCTCTACTATCGCTTACGTGTTGCCGATCTTGAGATTCCACCGCTACGTGAAAGAAAGGGGGACATCAGCGCCATGATGCGAGCTTTTTTTGACAAATACAATTCTAAGTATCGTAAGCAGATATCCTTTACTAAAGAGGTGGAGCAAGTGTTCCTTTCTTATAAATGGCCGGGTAATGTCCGCCAACTGGATAATTTTATTCAGAGCCTCGTTGTAACCGGTGAGAAGAAGGCTCTTGATGTACAGGATTTGCCTCAGTATATGCTTATCAATCTCAATATGGAGGAAGACTCCGCTGATCATCACCAAGAAAAATCCTTGGATCAACTTGTAAGAGATTATGAAAAAAATTTACTCAAAAAAGCCTTGGATCAATATAAATCAGGCTCGAAGGTTGCTGAGGTATTGAGGGTAGACCGCTCAACAATATTTAGAAAAGCCAAAAAATATAATCTTTTGTGA